The Flavobacterium marginilacus genome window below encodes:
- a CDS encoding phosphatase PAP2 family protein: MSKIISFLLVLFCFSISNAQNSDIDLLKKINLNRNTNLESAMIGITNSAMPVSVGTPVIIYAVGLIEKDSTTKKKAIFMGESLAASVFISVALKSITKRDRPYVNYPEIENVTDESSTSFPSAHTSSAFAAATSLSMAYPKWYVIAPSFIWAGTVGYSRMYLGVHYPTDVLAGALVGSGSAFLCYKLNKWINKKRKPHQKKLWE; encoded by the coding sequence ATGTCTAAAATTATTTCTTTTTTATTAGTACTGTTTTGTTTTTCGATTTCTAATGCCCAAAACTCAGATATTGATCTTTTAAAAAAAATCAATCTCAATAGAAATACTAATCTCGAATCAGCAATGATTGGAATTACGAACAGTGCAATGCCTGTCAGTGTTGGTACCCCTGTGATTATTTATGCCGTTGGATTAATCGAAAAGGACAGTACTACGAAGAAAAAAGCAATATTCATGGGTGAGTCTTTGGCAGCTTCGGTATTTATTTCTGTAGCTTTAAAAAGTATTACCAAAAGAGACCGCCCTTATGTAAACTATCCGGAAATTGAAAATGTTACAGATGAATCCAGTACCTCTTTTCCTTCAGCTCATACTTCATCAGCTTTTGCAGCTGCAACATCCTTAAGTATGGCATATCCTAAATGGTATGTAATTGCTCCGTCCTTTATATGGGCAGGTACAGTTGGATATTCCCGTATGTATCTTGGCGTACATTATCCTACTGATGTTTTGGCTGGTGCGCTTGTGGGAAGCGGATCTGCTTTTTTGTGTTATAAACTAAATAAGTGGATTAATAAAAAAAGAAAGCCTCATCAAAAAAAGCTTTGGGAGTAA
- a CDS encoding ABC transporter ATPase, with translation MHVPFENLPGESRIWIYQSNRKFSDAEFSEIETDLQSFLNEWAAHGTSLESSYLLKYNRFIIIAVNQEVQAATGCSIDSSVEFIQSIEKKYNVDLLDKMNVTFKLGEHIAYKPLIDFKKMVKDKAVTENTVVFNNLVNNIEEFNESWEVPALDSWHSRFFN, from the coding sequence ATGCACGTTCCTTTTGAAAATTTACCCGGAGAATCTAGAATTTGGATTTATCAATCGAATAGAAAATTTTCGGATGCAGAGTTTTCCGAAATTGAAACTGATCTGCAGTCTTTTCTTAACGAATGGGCAGCGCATGGGACAAGCTTAGAGTCCTCTTATTTACTAAAATACAATCGGTTCATTATAATCGCAGTTAATCAGGAAGTGCAGGCAGCAACAGGCTGTTCAATCGATTCATCGGTAGAATTTATCCAAAGCATAGAGAAAAAATACAATGTAGATTTATTGGATAAAATGAATGTAACCTTCAAATTGGGTGAGCATATTGCATATAAGCCATTAATTGATTTCAAGAAAATGGTTAAAGACAAGGCGGTTACCGAAAACACAGTTGTTTTTAATAATCTGGTTAACAATATAGAAGAGTTCAACGAATCTTGGGAAGTTCCTGCTTTGGACAGCTGGCACAGCCGTTTTTTCAATTAA
- a CDS encoding (Fe-S)-binding protein: protein MSENLIVPTMAEMLAQGKQPEVLFWVGCAGSFDDRAKKITKAFVRILNRANVSFAVLGTEESCTGDPAKRAGNEFLFQMQAMMNIEVLNAYEAKKIVTACPHCFNTLKNEYPELGGHYEVVHHTEFLKSLLDSGRLTIEGGQFKGKRIAFHDPCYLGRANNVYEAPRDLIQKLDAELIEMKRSKANGLCCGAGGAQMFKDAESGNKEINIERTEDALETKTNIIAAGCPFCNTMLTDGVKNKEREDDVKVMDIAELIANAQDL, encoded by the coding sequence ATGTCAGAAAATTTAATAGTGCCAACAATGGCCGAAATGCTAGCCCAGGGAAAACAGCCAGAAGTTTTATTTTGGGTAGGATGCGCAGGAAGTTTTGACGATAGAGCAAAGAAAATTACTAAAGCATTTGTGCGTATTCTGAATCGTGCAAATGTTTCTTTTGCAGTTTTAGGAACAGAAGAAAGCTGTACCGGAGATCCCGCAAAAAGAGCAGGAAATGAGTTTTTGTTTCAAATGCAAGCCATGATGAATATTGAAGTTTTGAATGCCTATGAAGCAAAAAAAATAGTTACTGCTTGTCCGCATTGTTTCAATACTTTGAAAAATGAATATCCGGAACTTGGTGGTCATTATGAAGTGGTACACCATACTGAATTCCTTAAATCATTATTAGATTCAGGACGATTAACGATTGAAGGAGGGCAGTTTAAAGGGAAAAGAATTGCTTTTCACGATCCTTGTTATTTAGGCAGAGCTAATAATGTATATGAAGCGCCAAGAGATTTAATTCAGAAACTTGATGCTGAATTAATTGAAATGAAACGTTCAAAAGCAAATGGTTTATGCTGTGGTGCCGGCGGAGCGCAAATGTTTAAAGATGCTGAGTCTGGAAATAAGGAAATCAATATTGAAAGAACAGAAGATGCTTTGGAAACAAAAACAAACATTATTGCAGCTGGCTGTCCTTTCTGCAACACGATGCTAACAGACGGAGTTAAAAATAAAGAGCGGGAAGATGACGTTAAAGTAATGGATATCGCTGAGTTAATTGCAAATGCTCAAGACCTGTAA
- a CDS encoding (Fe-S)-binding protein, which translates to MSYLSNVLFAIVLIIGFGYFYLNVKKIIRNINLGIDVNRKDNAKARWRNMAMIALGQSKMVKRPVAGILHIIVYAGFIIINIELLEIIIDGLFGTHRIFAPIGAVYDVLIASFEILAVLVLFSVTVFLIRRNIIKLKRFIHSDLKGWPKGDANYILYFEIILMTLFLLMNASDLHLQNVPGGFSHFIKAGSFPISQFIAPVFDGMSNELVMLLNEAFWWMHIVGILVFMNYLYFSKHLHILLAFPNTYFASLNPQGQFDNLASVTAEVKLMMDPNADPFAAAPVSENEVPNKFGASDVQDLNWVQLLNAYTCTECGRCTSSCPANQTGKKLSPRKIMMDTRDRLEEVGKNIDANKGVFVPDNKTLLNDYITPEELWACTSCNACVEECPVNISPLSIIMDMRRYLVMEQSAAPMPINAMMTNIENNGAPWQYSQQDRLNWKND; encoded by the coding sequence ATGAGTTATCTTAGTAATGTTTTATTTGCCATTGTATTGATTATTGGATTCGGATATTTTTATTTGAATGTAAAAAAAATCATTAGGAATATTAATCTTGGTATTGATGTAAATCGTAAAGATAATGCAAAAGCTAGATGGCGAAATATGGCTATGATTGCTCTTGGACAGTCCAAAATGGTAAAAAGACCAGTTGCAGGAATACTGCATATTATTGTGTATGCTGGTTTTATTATCATCAACATAGAATTGTTAGAAATTATTATAGACGGCTTGTTTGGGACTCATAGAATATTTGCTCCGATTGGAGCTGTATATGATGTTTTAATTGCCTCTTTTGAAATTCTGGCCGTTTTAGTTTTATTTTCGGTTACTGTTTTTTTGATAAGAAGAAATATCATCAAGCTGAAAAGATTTATTCATTCGGATTTGAAAGGCTGGCCAAAAGGTGATGCCAATTATATTTTATATTTTGAAATTATTTTGATGACTTTGTTTTTATTGATGAATGCTTCGGATCTGCATTTGCAGAATGTGCCTGGAGGATTTTCACATTTCATAAAAGCAGGTTCTTTTCCAATAAGTCAATTTATAGCTCCAGTTTTTGATGGAATGTCAAATGAATTGGTCATGCTGCTGAATGAAGCGTTTTGGTGGATGCATATTGTCGGTATTTTGGTTTTTATGAATTATTTATATTTTTCAAAACACCTTCATATTTTATTGGCTTTTCCAAATACATATTTTGCCAGCTTAAATCCTCAGGGACAATTTGACAATTTAGCTTCGGTAACTGCAGAGGTAAAACTGATGATGGACCCTAATGCTGATCCATTTGCTGCAGCGCCGGTTTCGGAAAATGAAGTTCCAAATAAATTTGGAGCCAGCGATGTACAGGATTTAAATTGGGTTCAGTTATTGAATGCTTATACATGCACTGAATGTGGACGCTGCACATCATCCTGTCCTGCAAATCAAACCGGTAAAAAATTGTCTCCGCGTAAAATTATGATGGACACAAGAGACCGATTAGAAGAAGTAGGAAAGAATATCGATGCTAACAAAGGTGTTTTTGTACCAGACAATAAAACGTTATTGAACGATTATATTACTCCAGAGGAATTATGGGCTTGTACATCATGCAACGCCTGTGTGGAGGAATGCCCGGTAAATATAAGCCCGCTTTCTATTATTATGGATATGAGACGTTATCTAGTGATGGAACAAAGCGCAGCTCCAATGCCTATTAATGCCATGATGACTAATATCGAAAATAATGGTGCTCCTTGGCAGTACAGTCAGCAGGACCGTTTGAATTGGAAAAATGACTAA
- a CDS encoding MlaD family protein: protein MKITREIKTAILVITSILLFIWGYSYLKGKDLFNSYKTFYSEYENVEGLAPSAPITINGLVVGKVKTITITEKGTLLVELQVNTDFPISKSSTTAIYDASLIGGKQLAIRPNYTDKNIAESGDYLKGAVQASLMDSLGDKVGPALAKVEKLMTSADQLVISFNEVLDAKGKADLKKSLAELSATMEQFHKVAANANVILEENKGQLKGVVSNFNKVSDNFVKISDSLNKADLGLTVRNLNATLAKVDGIMKGIESGKGTMGKLMKDDALYANLSKTSKELELLLQDVRLNPTRYVNVSVFGKKNKPYVAPKDSITNVKN, encoded by the coding sequence TTGAAAATTACAAGAGAAATAAAGACTGCTATTTTAGTTATTACATCAATTTTATTATTCATTTGGGGATATAGTTATTTAAAAGGAAAAGATCTTTTTAATAGTTATAAAACTTTCTATTCGGAATATGAAAATGTAGAAGGACTTGCACCTTCAGCTCCTATAACTATTAACGGGCTTGTTGTAGGAAAAGTAAAAACAATAACAATAACAGAAAAAGGTACTTTGTTAGTTGAATTGCAGGTGAATACTGATTTTCCAATATCTAAATCAAGTACAACAGCAATTTATGATGCAAGTCTTATTGGCGGTAAACAATTAGCGATTCGCCCTAATTATACCGATAAAAATATTGCCGAAAGCGGTGATTATTTAAAGGGTGCTGTACAGGCTAGCCTTATGGATTCTTTAGGCGACAAAGTTGGTCCGGCTCTTGCCAAAGTTGAAAAATTAATGACCAGTGCCGATCAATTGGTTATTAGTTTCAATGAAGTTTTAGATGCCAAAGGTAAAGCAGATTTAAAAAAGAGTTTAGCTGAACTTAGTGCTACAATGGAGCAGTTTCATAAAGTTGCTGCAAATGCAAATGTAATTTTAGAGGAAAACAAGGGACAATTGAAAGGTGTTGTTTCCAATTTCAATAAGGTTTCAGATAATTTTGTAAAGATTTCAGATTCATTAAATAAAGCTGATCTGGGTCTTACCGTTAGAAACCTGAATGCAACATTAGCTAAAGTTGACGGTATAATGAAAGGTATAGAGTCTGGTAAAGGGACAATGGGTAAATTAATGAAAGACGATGCTTTGTATGCTAATTTGTCCAAAACTTCAAAAGAGTTAGAATTGCTTTTACAGGATGTGAGACTAAATCCAACACGATATGTAAATGTTTCCGTTTTTGGTAAAAAGAACAAACCATATGTTGCTCCAAAAGATTCTATTACAAACGTAAAAAACTAA
- a CDS encoding N-acetylmuramoyl-L-alanine amidase family protein, whose amino-acid sequence MMFSKNKFKAVITLFLAILSFTAGSAQSAAKFKVVLDAGHGGKDPGAKYNGHKEKDITLAVTLKVGKLLEQNPSIGLIYSRKTDEFVELRERAKNANRANANLFVSIHCNANKNKAGNGSETYVMGMSRTNMNFEVSKTENSVIFLEDNYKKAYKGFDPNNPETLIGLKMVQENNLTNSISFAKKIQNNFSKSSGIKSRGIKQEPLWVLDASIMPGVLIEIGFISSPNDISFLGSENGQNDIAKAIADAVVSYKNENFDYEEGESISDKSVQNHDENLEKKEENQSVYKGTVKKDTLGSIFKVQFAASKNKLPLESKNFKGLKHVSLVYEDNVYKYFYGETSDYENAKNQLKEVKSKGYDSAFLTAFRNGKKISVREAVK is encoded by the coding sequence ATGATGTTTTCAAAAAATAAATTTAAAGCAGTAATAACTTTATTTTTAGCAATTCTAAGCTTTACTGCCGGCTCAGCACAATCGGCTGCAAAATTCAAAGTTGTTTTGGATGCGGGTCATGGCGGAAAAGACCCTGGAGCGAAGTATAATGGTCATAAAGAGAAAGACATAACTTTGGCAGTTACCTTAAAAGTTGGTAAATTGTTAGAACAGAACCCTAGTATTGGTTTGATTTATTCCCGTAAAACAGATGAATTTGTTGAACTAAGAGAAAGAGCCAAAAATGCAAATCGTGCTAATGCAAATTTATTTGTTTCAATTCATTGTAACGCTAATAAAAATAAAGCAGGAAATGGAAGTGAGACATATGTAATGGGTATGTCAAGAACAAATATGAATTTTGAAGTTTCTAAAACAGAAAACTCCGTAATCTTTCTGGAAGATAATTACAAAAAAGCCTATAAAGGTTTTGATCCAAATAACCCAGAAACATTAATTGGGCTGAAAATGGTACAGGAGAATAATTTGACTAACAGTATTAGTTTTGCAAAAAAAATACAGAATAATTTTTCAAAGTCTTCGGGAATAAAATCGCGGGGCATAAAACAAGAACCTTTATGGGTATTAGATGCTTCTATTATGCCGGGAGTTTTAATCGAGATAGGTTTTATTTCAAGTCCGAATGATATTTCTTTTCTGGGATCTGAAAATGGTCAAAATGATATTGCCAAAGCTATTGCTGATGCAGTTGTGAGTTATAAAAATGAAAATTTTGATTATGAGGAAGGAGAAAGTATTAGTGATAAATCTGTTCAGAATCATGATGAAAACCTTGAAAAAAAAGAAGAAAATCAATCGGTTTACAAAGGAACTGTAAAAAAAGATACGCTGGGGTCAATTTTTAAAGTCCAATTTGCTGCCAGTAAAAACAAATTGCCTTTAGAATCAAAAAATTTTAAAGGATTAAAACATGTATCGTTAGTATATGAGGATAATGTCTATAAATACTTTTACGGAGAAACTTCCGATTACGAAAATGCTAAGAATCAATTGAAAGAAGTAAAATCCAAAGGATATGATTCGGCTTTTTTAACGGCATTCAGGAACGGTAAAAAAATAAGCGTTCGTGAAGCGGTTAAATAA
- a CDS encoding putative LPS assembly protein LptD, whose translation MHTNLFNIVLLSIFLSLGCSNLYSQDIKKKQTSITPNKQEVKKPANDTADKNTEAETPKDTVKLDTIKVKKVFLNGQVKYTAQDYQKIEKKKKLMTLYNKAELYYEDIELKSGIIVMDYEKNEVYAGRIKDSLGNYTQFPNFKQGSNVIEPDSIRFNFKTKKALIWNSRTTQGEFNVKAAITKKENDSVYFLKGARFTTAKDVDNPEYYFQTNKIKFIPGKKIITGSTYMVIAGVPTPIYMPFAYFPLSKETSVSGIILPSYNDSNTKGFSLQNGGYYFALSDHYNLTVVGDYYTNGSYALGMQSSYAKRYNFQGNINIRYENNIVSERGYPDYSKTKIYNIQWSHSQDSKANPNSTFSASVNLGSSEYFKRTINQVNVGSSLNNSLSSSISYSTVFHSVPESRISLTATHSQNTNTKEINMTLPTLQFSVDRVYPFAKSDGTKKGFFKNINLQYNLNGKNSFKTTDSLFFKPEMFQNADIGFQHSIPLSTNFKVFKYFSVSTSLNYDEVWYFKTIEKHYDNQLATVVTNEVKGFDAFRTYSSSTSIGTTIYGTFNFGADKKIQSIRHVMRPAISHSYAPSFEKYYDTYAIDGSGGMQKDYTRFEGGMYGAPGLNSSNSFGFNLSNTFEAKVADKDTTKTEPKKIMLLNNLNLSTSYDANAKTLAWAPVRISGGTQFFDNKLGANFGTTLDPYAIDNGGNRINTFNINNGGSLFRMTSANLTMNYSLSSRGEKKKKKDSQAERNGGREDDLFGSDIDTGSYRKNSQFTDDDDKNEDAVTEFFRSKLPWDMTFAYSLTYGNSNREKKITGNSIMISANTDLTPKWKAGISTGFDFVQKGVTFTQLRFERDLMSWRMDFNWTPFGQNATWNFFIGIKSGVLSDIKWEKRNQNF comes from the coding sequence TTGCATACAAACTTATTTAATATCGTTTTATTATCAATTTTCCTATCTCTAGGCTGTTCTAATTTATATTCTCAAGATATAAAAAAGAAACAAACTTCTATTACTCCTAATAAACAAGAAGTTAAAAAACCTGCTAATGATACGGCAGATAAAAACACTGAAGCTGAAACACCAAAAGATACAGTCAAATTAGACACAATAAAAGTTAAAAAAGTTTTCCTGAACGGACAGGTAAAATACACTGCCCAAGATTACCAGAAAATTGAGAAAAAGAAAAAACTCATGACTTTGTACAATAAAGCTGAATTGTACTATGAGGATATTGAATTGAAATCGGGTATCATTGTCATGGATTATGAGAAAAATGAGGTGTATGCTGGCCGTATTAAAGATTCCCTAGGCAACTATACTCAATTTCCAAATTTCAAACAAGGTTCGAATGTCATTGAACCAGATTCTATCCGTTTTAATTTCAAAACAAAAAAGGCTTTAATCTGGAATTCAAGAACTACTCAAGGGGAATTCAATGTAAAAGCTGCTATTACTAAAAAAGAAAATGATTCCGTATACTTCCTTAAAGGCGCAAGATTTACAACCGCCAAAGATGTTGACAATCCTGAATATTATTTTCAAACCAATAAGATAAAATTCATTCCGGGAAAAAAAATAATTACAGGTTCCACTTACATGGTAATAGCAGGTGTGCCAACGCCAATATACATGCCTTTTGCCTATTTCCCATTATCAAAAGAAACGAGTGTTTCCGGAATTATTCTGCCTTCCTATAACGATTCAAACACCAAGGGTTTTTCATTACAGAATGGAGGATATTATTTTGCGCTAAGCGATCATTACAATCTAACTGTTGTTGGAGATTACTACACCAATGGAAGTTACGCTTTGGGAATGCAGTCGTCTTATGCTAAAAGATACAATTTTCAAGGAAACATTAATATTAGATACGAAAATAATATAGTCAGCGAAAGAGGTTATCCAGATTATTCTAAAACAAAAATCTACAACATTCAATGGTCGCATTCACAGGATTCAAAAGCTAATCCAAATTCAACATTTTCTGCTTCGGTGAATCTAGGGAGCAGTGAATATTTTAAAAGAACTATTAATCAAGTCAATGTAGGTTCTTCTTTAAATAATTCATTGAGTTCGTCAATATCATATAGCACAGTATTTCATTCTGTACCAGAAAGCAGAATATCACTTACAGCAACTCACTCTCAGAATACCAATACAAAAGAAATCAATATGACTCTTCCTACACTGCAGTTTAGCGTAGACCGTGTGTATCCGTTTGCAAAAAGTGACGGCACGAAAAAAGGGTTTTTCAAGAACATTAATTTACAGTACAACTTAAACGGAAAAAACAGCTTTAAAACAACCGATTCATTATTTTTTAAACCTGAAATGTTCCAAAATGCTGATATTGGATTCCAGCATTCCATTCCGTTAAGCACCAACTTTAAAGTTTTCAAATATTTTAGTGTTTCTACCTCTTTAAATTATGATGAAGTCTGGTATTTTAAAACTATCGAAAAACATTACGACAATCAATTAGCTACAGTAGTTACTAACGAAGTAAAAGGGTTTGATGCTTTTAGAACTTATTCTTCATCAACTAGTATTGGAACAACCATTTACGGAACTTTTAATTTTGGAGCTGATAAAAAAATACAGTCAATCAGACACGTAATGAGACCCGCAATTTCTCATAGCTACGCTCCTAGTTTTGAAAAATACTATGACACCTACGCAATCGACGGAAGTGGCGGTATGCAGAAAGATTACACTCGATTTGAAGGCGGTATGTACGGTGCGCCCGGTCTTAATAGCTCCAATTCATTTGGATTCAACCTTAGTAATACTTTTGAAGCAAAAGTTGCAGATAAGGATACCACTAAAACCGAGCCGAAAAAAATAATGCTGTTAAACAATCTAAATCTTTCTACCAGTTATGATGCCAATGCCAAAACACTTGCATGGGCTCCTGTAAGGATAAGCGGTGGAACTCAATTCTTCGATAATAAATTGGGCGCTAATTTTGGAACAACCTTGGATCCTTATGCGATTGATAATGGTGGAAATAGAATAAATACTTTCAATATTAACAATGGAGGCAGTCTTTTTAGAATGACAAGTGCCAATTTGACTATGAATTATTCCCTGTCAAGCAGAGGAGAGAAAAAAAAGAAAAAAGATTCGCAGGCCGAAAGAAATGGAGGCCGGGAAGATGATTTATTTGGTTCTGATATTGACACCGGAAGTTATCGAAAAAACAGCCAGTTTACTGATGACGATGATAAAAATGAAGATGCCGTTACTGAATTTTTCAGATCTAAACTGCCTTGGGACATGACATTTGCCTATTCTCTTACATATGGAAACAGCAATAGAGAGAAAAAAATAACAGGGAATTCCATTATGATTTCAGCTAATACCGATTTAACTCCAAAGTGGAAAGCTGGTATTTCAACTGGTTTTGATTTTGTTCAAAAAGGCGTTACTTTTACTCAATTGCGTTTTGAAAGAGATTTAATGAGCTGGAGAATGGATTTTAACTGGACTCCTTTTGGACAAAATGCAACTTGGAATTTCTTTATTGGAATCAAATCTGGTGTTCTCAGCGATATTAAATGGGAAAAAAGAAATCAAAATTTCTAG
- a CDS encoding RidA family protein — protein sequence MKTIIYTEKAPAPIGPYNQAVLTGNTLYTSGQIALNPATMELVTDTIELETKQVMENMKAVLEAAGMTFENVVKTSIFIMNMNDFGSINTVYGSYFNEKTAPARETVQVACLPKNVNVEISMIAVL from the coding sequence ATGAAAACAATAATCTACACTGAAAAAGCTCCAGCTCCAATTGGCCCATACAATCAAGCTGTTCTGACAGGAAATACTTTATACACATCTGGTCAAATTGCACTTAATCCAGCAACGATGGAATTAGTGACAGACACTATCGAATTGGAAACGAAACAAGTCATGGAAAATATGAAAGCGGTTTTAGAAGCTGCCGGAATGACTTTTGAAAATGTTGTAAAAACTTCTATTTTCATCATGAATATGAATGATTTTGGCAGCATTAATACCGTTTACGGATCTTATTTTAACGAAAAAACCGCTCCAGCTCGTGAAACGGTTCAAGTGGCATGTCTGCCGAAAAATGTAAATGTAGAAATATCTATGATTGCAGTGCTATAG
- a CDS encoding methylglyoxal synthase, protein MEIAIIAHDGKKEDIVKFLIKNRELLQQEKIQFIATGTTGGRAEAEGFKVRRMLSGPLGGDAQIAGRVAEGKTQMVLFFKDPLSSHPHEADVNMLIRVCDVHNVPLATNEATAQLLINAIALQS, encoded by the coding sequence ATGGAGATAGCAATAATTGCACATGACGGGAAAAAAGAAGATATTGTAAAATTCTTAATTAAAAACCGTGAACTGTTACAACAGGAAAAAATACAATTTATAGCAACAGGAACAACGGGAGGCAGAGCCGAAGCCGAAGGTTTTAAAGTCAGAAGAATGCTCTCTGGTCCTTTAGGGGGTGATGCTCAGATTGCAGGGAGAGTTGCAGAAGGTAAGACTCAAATGGTTTTGTTTTTTAAAGACCCACTGTCAAGCCATCCGCACGAAGCTGATGTTAATATGCTTATCCGTGTCTGCGATGTTCATAATGTGCCGTTGGCTACAAACGAAGCAACAGCACAATTATTGATTAATGCTATAGCACTGCAATCATAG
- a CDS encoding N-acetylglucosamine kinase, with protein sequence MKLIVDSGSTKADWIAIDDDGKVMFTTQTLGLNPEILNSDEILARIDDRFDIKQNKKTATHLFFYGAGCGTDRMKSMLSEAFKTYFSNAIVVVEEDTYAAVFATTPKGEEAIVCILGTGSNCSYFDGKVLEQRVQSLGYIVMDDCSGNVFGKELIRKYYFNKMPKELAEVFEKEYNLDPDFIKNKLYKEPNPNAYLATFAKFLIQNKEHEFCRKIIFKGMKSFIKNYIKQFENCKEVPVNFVGSIAFYLKEELAEIFEKYELQLGNVLRRPIDGLIAYHVANK encoded by the coding sequence ATGAAATTAATAGTTGATAGTGGTTCTACTAAAGCAGATTGGATTGCGATAGATGACGATGGAAAAGTAATGTTTACAACACAAACATTAGGCTTAAATCCAGAAATTCTTAACAGCGACGAAATTCTGGCTCGTATAGACGATCGTTTTGACATAAAACAAAATAAAAAAACAGCGACCCATTTATTTTTCTATGGTGCGGGCTGTGGTACAGATAGAATGAAAAGCATGCTTAGTGAAGCTTTTAAAACTTATTTTTCTAATGCAATTGTAGTTGTAGAAGAGGATACATATGCTGCTGTTTTTGCAACAACACCAAAAGGAGAAGAAGCAATCGTATGTATTTTAGGTACAGGTTCTAACTGCAGCTATTTTGACGGCAAGGTTTTAGAACAAAGAGTACAGTCATTGGGTTATATCGTAATGGATGACTGCAGCGGTAATGTTTTTGGAAAAGAATTAATTAGAAAATACTATTTCAATAAAATGCCAAAAGAATTGGCTGAAGTATTTGAAAAAGAATATAATTTGGACCCGGATTTTATTAAAAATAAATTATATAAAGAACCAAATCCAAATGCTTATCTTGCAACTTTTGCTAAATTTTTGATTCAGAATAAAGAACATGAATTTTGCCGCAAGATAATTTTTAAAGGGATGAAATCTTTTATTAAAAATTATATCAAGCAGTTTGAAAACTGCAAAGAAGTACCAGTAAATTTTGTAGGTTCTATCGCTTTTTATTTAAAAGAAGAACTTGCTGAAATTTTTGAAAAATACGAACTGCAGTTAGGTAATGTACTTAGGAGACCTATTGATGGTTTGATTGCTTATCACGTAGCTAATAAATAA
- the gap gene encoding type I glyceraldehyde-3-phosphate dehydrogenase, protein MSKVKLGINGFGRIGRIVFRESFNRDNIEVVAINDLLDVDHLAYLLKYDSVHGRFDGTVEVKEGKLYVNGKNIRITAERNPADLKWNEVEVDVVAECTGIFTTIETANEHIKGGAKKVIISAPSADAPMFVMGVNHETAKASDLVVSNASCTTNCLAPLAKVIHDNFGIVEALMTTVHATTSTQMTADGPSRKDWRGGRAAAINIIPSSTGAAKAVGKVIPELNGKLTGMAFRVPTADVSTVDLTVKVAKETSYEEIMAVLKNASETSLKGILGYTEDAVVSQDFISDKRTSIIDATAGIGLNSTFFKLVSWYDNEYGYSSKLIDLAVHITSLK, encoded by the coding sequence ATGTCAAAAGTAAAATTAGGAATTAACGGATTTGGTAGAATTGGAAGAATTGTTTTCAGAGAATCTTTCAATAGAGATAATATAGAAGTAGTTGCAATCAACGATTTATTAGATGTTGATCATTTAGCTTACTTATTGAAATATGATTCAGTACACGGTCGTTTTGACGGAACTGTAGAAGTAAAAGAAGGAAAACTTTATGTAAACGGGAAAAATATCCGTATTACTGCTGAAAGAAATCCTGCAGATTTAAAATGGAACGAAGTTGAAGTTGATGTAGTAGCTGAATGTACAGGTATCTTTACAACTATCGAAACTGCAAATGAGCACATCAAAGGCGGTGCTAAAAAAGTAATTATTTCTGCTCCATCTGCAGATGCTCCAATGTTTGTAATGGGAGTAAACCACGAAACTGCAAAAGCTTCTGACTTAGTTGTTTCTAATGCTTCTTGTACTACAAACTGTTTAGCTCCATTAGCTAAAGTTATTCACGATAACTTTGGAATTGTTGAAGCTTTAATGACAACTGTTCACGCTACAACTTCAACTCAAATGACTGCTGACGGACCTTCTAGAAAAGACTGGAGAGGCGGACGTGCTGCAGCAATAAATATTATTCCTTCTTCAACAGGTGCTGCAAAAGCTGTTGGAAAAGTTATCCCAGAATTGAATGGGAAATTAACAGGTATGGCTTTCCGTGTTCCTACAGCTGACGTTTCTACAGTAGATTTAACTGTAAAAGTGGCTAAAGAAACTTCATACGAAGAAATTATGGCTGTTTTGAAAAATGCTTCTGAAACTTCGTTAAAAGGTATTTTAGGATACACTGAAGATGCAGTTGTTTCTCAAGATTTTATTTCAGATAAAAGAACTTCAATCATTGATGCTACTGCAGGAATTGGATTAAATTCTACTTTCTTCAAATTAGTATCTTGGTACGATAATGAGTATGGATATTCAAGCAAATTAATTGATTTAGCTGTTCATATCACTTCACTAAAATAA